Sequence from the Montipora foliosa isolate CH-2021 chromosome 12, ASM3666993v2, whole genome shotgun sequence genome:
TTCTAAGCACCGTCAGAAAAAGCACACGACCAGAAGGCAGGCCTTGCCTCCCAAGACCCGGTGACGAAGGCGCCAGAAAGGGGGCACATTGGATCTGCAAAAGCTGTTGGAGAAGACGGGCATCGAATTTCATTGGCCAGGGTACCAGTACATGGAACCGGGGACGCATTTGAAAAAGAGACTCAAGCGAGGCGATGCGGGCATCAATCGGTTGGACAAGATTGCCAAACAACATGACATCGATTATTCCCAGGCCAAGAATTTACAAGACAAATGGAAAGCCGATGCAAAAATGGTGAAGGCCATCAACCATCTCCCCGGCAAGAAAACCTGGACCGAAGCCATTGTGAAGAGAATCATGCAAGccaaacaaaaactcaaattgtAAAAGACGTTCATGGCTGACTGACGTTGTTGTGGTtacaaacattaaaacaaagccaAGTTCTGGACTTCCATGTGTCTGGTCTTTATTGATCCAATTCTTCTTTTGCCATGTAGTAAACTCCTAACCACTCTCTCTGGCCTTTAGGAGGCATTAGGCCATAAAAATGTTGGGGGTACCCCCCCATCCCCTGTCATGAAGTCGTGTGACCTTACAAGTCAGGCCATAAACATGTTGGGGGTACCCCCCCATCCCTCTCAAACCTTGGTGTGACCTTACCAGTCAGGCCATAAAAATGTTGGGGGTACCCCCTCATCCCTCTCAAACCTTGGTGTGACCTTACGAGTCAGACCATACATACCGAGCGAATGAGCTGCTTTGTGTTCACGTGCTGGAAAGATCACCCAAGGTCTGTGATTTTCTACCCCCCGCGAAGCCCGACCTTTAAAAAGAACGCAGCGCGCGGTTTTCTGTTCATTTGAGTTACGATGGACCAGCAGCAGCCAGGACCAAGCGGACTTAGCTCCCTTTCATGTGACGTCTGCCAGCAAGAGTTCACCAACCAACGCAACCTCGTCCGACACCAGACCACAGTTCACACCGACCATTCGTGGGGTTGTCCTCAGTGTGAGCGAACATTCAATCGTCAAGACAACTTCCATCGACACGTCCAGAACTGCCGAAAGCGCCGACAAGACCAGCCCAACGATGAGACACCCCTCGCCAAGCAGGGTCGGAAAAGTCACGAGTGTGAGGACTGTGGCCGTACGTTCGAGCAAGCCCTCAGTCTAGAACGACACCAGGTGCAGATCCAACAGCCTACATGGTGTACTACCTGCAGTGAACAGTTTCTTGGCACCCGTGTGCTGACGGCCCACCAACGGAGTGATCATCCCAAACCGTTCGAGTGTGATCAGTGTGGGCGAACCTTTGCTCGTTTGAACGATCTCACGCGTCACCAAACCGCAAAACATCGTGCTATTTCGGGACAGCAGTGCGGTGGTGTTGTGGTGCATTGCAGCAGCAGCAGCCCCTGTGAACGATCCACCTAATTGGAGAGCCATGGCGGATCCTTTACGCTATACATCCCTCCCAGAGGCAGAACGCAGTCCCTTACCCATCTACCAACAAAAATGGGCACAAATCCGCACACAGTTTTGTCGCAACAACCGTCTTCACGATTGGTACAACTTTCGTTTGCGCGATCTGCAACCAGCGACGATGGCGACCCATTTGAATGACATCTATCGGGATCAGCGAACGGTTTTTAAGTTGAACTTGTCTTTTGGTTTTCTCTTACGGAACCAAGAGATGGGGGACTAAAGGTATTATCATGCCTCTGCGAACAATCATCTGGCCTTTCCTGAACCCTTTGTCATCGCTCGAGAAGCAGATCTGCAGCAAGTACGCGAGGCACTGAACAACCTGGATGTCTTGGAGTGGGCACGACAGCAGCGGGACAATAGCAAATGGGTGGTGGAACAGATCACCAACATGACGTTTTACGTCAACAAGCTGCGTGGACATCCCATCGGGTGCGGTCGAGACCTCCCGCCCTATTTGAAATACAACCGGGGACTCCAAGGCCTGGTTCGGAATGACCGGGATGGTACGTTATACGAGGACAATTTGTGCTTCTTCCGCGCCCTGGCCCTCAGCAATGGGTGTGCTCTCCGCAATTTGGAAAAGGCGGCCAAGGACACTTGAAACGTATCGTGCCGCCCATCTGACCGATCAAAACCTCCAAACGTTTAAAGGAGTACAACTGGACGACCTGTCCGATCTCGAACGcttgtttaaaaagaacatttttgtaTATGCCTTGGGACCCGTACAAGTGGATCAGGATGAAGAGGCGGAGGATGAGGAGGACGAGCACACAGCGAAGCTGATTTATCGCTCCCTTGGCCAGTACGAGGGTACAGTCTACTTGAACTTGTACGAGACTCATTTTTCGTACATTTCTGACATGAAAAAGTACTCCCACTCATATCAATGCAGTCGCTGTGGGAAATTTTGGAAGACGGGCTTCCAGTTAAATCGACACGAAAAGACCTGTGAAGGGAGCGTCGTCCACAAGTTCCCTGGAGGTGTTTATCGACCTGCTCCATCTCTCTTTGAACAGTTGGAAGAACAAGGGATCGAGGTGCCCGAACGTTTCAAATACTATCCTTATTGGGCCACCTATGACATCGAGGTCATGCTTGTATCTCAACAAGACTTGAACAATACGGACAAACTGGAGTGGACACAAAAACATGTACCCGCCAGTGTCAGTATTTGTTCCAACGTCCCCGAGTTTACGGAACCCGTATGTTTGATCAGTCATGGCAATCCCCACGAGTTGGTAGCTGAGATGGTGGAGCACCTTGAGAGTAACAGTGCAGCGGCGGAGGCTAATCTTATGGAAGATCCCGAGATGGAGGCGCTTTTCGAATCCATCAAACGAGCTGGAAGAGGAAGTGGAGGCAGATGAGGAGGAGGAGAACGACGAGGAGACTCCCCCCAAGAAAAAACCCGTGCCTCCCCTGTTCAAACTAAAAGCCAAACTGGAGGGACATTTGGCCCAGCTTCCTGTAATCGGGTTTAACTCTGGCAAATATGGCATGAATGCCTTGAAAGGGTTCCTGATGCCCATTCTGATGGATGATCTTAAGTTCACCATCAAGAAAACCAATACCTTCATGTGTCTCTCCTCAGAGCGTCTGTGTTTCTTGGACATCCTCAGTTTCTTAGCGCCTGTATTCAGTTACACTAAATTCTTGAAAGCATACGGGTGCAAGCAGACCAAAGGGTTCTTCCCGTACGAGTGGTTTGATTCTTTAGACAAGTTGGAACAGACGTATTTACCACCTCCTGAAGCGTTCCATTCCACTTTGCGCAACGAAAACATCTCCGAGGAAGACTATGCGTACTGCCAACGGGTGTGGCAAGAACACAACATGCAAACCATGCGGGATTTTCTCGAATGGTACAACAACCTGGACGTGGAACCGTTTTGCGAAGCCATCCAGAAGATGAGTGatttctggaaagaaaagaaCATTGACATGCTGAAACAAGGCATCTCCATTCCGGGAGTCACGCTCATCTACCTGTTTGCGACGCTACCACAGGACACCTTTTTCACACTCTTTCGTGAAAAGGACAAAGACCTGTATTATACCTTACGGGATAATATGGTAGGTGGGCCAAGCATCATTTTTCACCGCTATCACGAGAAGGGAAAGACCAAGATCCGTCAGGTGAAGATGGAGGTGGTTGGACGAGACCCGAAGCTATGTCAAGGGGTCGTGGGCTACGATGCAAACGCCCTCTATTTGTGGAGTATCATGCAGGAGATGCTCACCGGACACTATGCTCGTCGGCGTGCTGAGACCGGGTTTCGCAAAGAATACAAACACACCTCCAAAGAAGCCTTGGAGTGGATGGAGTGGTTGAACGTTTCGCGAGGGCTCCAGCTACAACACGAAGCCAATGGGATTGAGAAACGGGTGGGACGTCGTGGGTTGCGGATGGATGGGTACGATCAAGCAAGTGCTACGGCGTTTCAGTACCATGGGTGTTATTGGCATGGTTGCAAGTGTCGGGGATGCAACCAATGCGGTGAATGGAAAGACCATGGTGGAATTGCGTGAGAGGACGGAGGCTATCTCGACCTACCTCCGTAAGGTGTTGGGAGAGGGACATCTGGTGGAGATGTGGGGATGTCAGTGGGCGGGCATGAAACGGAGCCACCCCGAGATCTGTGAGTTTCTTCGCTCGCGGTTTGGTAGACCTCTGGATCGTAAGCTCACCCTGACGGAGGCCTGTGCATGTTTCATCAGGGGAAACATCATGACAGGAACATTTCTACAGCAGAAAAGAGTAAATCACTACTGAATAACTTCATAATCTGAATGAATCTTAATATCTTACATTAGCAATGTTGATAGAGATCGATACATGTTCATGCACCTGGATAAGGAACGATGAGGTTACAACAAAAAGTGCataactgtacatgtacctcagTTATGTAGTCTCCTAGACACCAAAAACTGCTATAAATTGTGTGAAAAGATCAAGAGCATGGCCAACAGGGTGGTTATGAGTGGGCCAACAATTGTTTGTAGAGTATTGGCCGTCACATTGGTAGTGTTAGTGTGTCAGTGATATGTTTGTGATGCGTCAGTCCACCCTTTGGCCATTGTGTTGGGCTGACACGTTGGTGGGATAAGATTTGTTACCGTTaccataaaaacaaaagaaaagagacttaCATACCCTGATTGCATCACAAAGGAAGCAGAACTCAACATCAACCCCTCCTACTCCCAAAATAAATTCTCCATCCCCTTTCTTAACCAGCAGCAATATTAGTGTTTTGTAATCCAAAGTAACTGTCAACAAAAAAGATTCACAAGACAACTAGTTTTAAAACAACGTCAGACATCCAGGAGCTTGCACCATTAATTGCCAAGACCAACTCCTACATGGTGACTGCTCTCGGATCTGACAAATCTTGGCAACTTAGCTGCGAGCCAATGCAACAGCATCCCTACAAATCCACCCGACAAACAATGAGCTTGGggaatcatgacacaaagaaagctACCAATAAAACATGACCTTAAACACttcttgttatttttctttccttaattATGGTGTACCCTGCTAGAAGacacgtttccttttcatttctgGTTATCATGTCCATTATCTGTAACTGGATTGGTTTTTGCATTGGCtccattgtttttttgaaacacacacaaaaaaaaacatgaaagcTACTTGCATTATCAAATTTTAATTAACAAAcaactaaattaaaaattattgttcaaCAAATGGCATAAAAACAGCTTAAGATCATCGTAACCAAGGCATGAAAATCCCATGGCACTCAAAATCACGTTCCACTGATGCAAATCCTTTGATTTCTTAAATATGGAATACACTAAGAAGTAATTATTCCTGTACAcctatttcattttctttgacaCAAGACAGCAATGTTTAACTAAcctgtaaaatgaagagaataATGTCTTCCATCAACTGTCAGGCCTCTTTCTTTTGACTATTGATGTCCTTTATGAGGAGTTTTAAGTTGTTCCTACAATTTTgaacaaatgaagaaaacattACCTCCATCTTGTAGCTAGTGATAACGGCATACCCTAAAAAGCtactgtattttatttattaacaaACAGCCCATTGACTGTATTTCAGTTGATTTATAAACTTTAATACTGCCATGCACGCACCTGTTCTTTTTACAATTTGCAATAGCCAGTGGATACACTGACTTGGCACTTTGGGTTGAGGACAAAGGGCACAGACGTGGCACAATGCCTACCAAGATCTGATCCCTTCCTACATGTAATTCAtagaaaacagagaaaaagaGAGTCAATGGATTGGATAATGCATAATAGGTAAGATGGTTGCATTGCTTGAAACCGTTAAGTATCTGATTAATAACACTGAAACAAAACAAGTCTGTGATAAAGGAAAAAGAGTTCCTACTtgaatggttttggttttgcttCTCATTGATTAGcactgcaataattattattactttaattCCTTTTGGCAATGACCAGAAACCCAACACAGTGTCTACAGTAACTTCtttgaacaaaattaataaaattaatgctcTGAGGGATTTAGGAAACTTTCACTTAGGTACATGTATGTCTGTCAATTACACACACAGGGTATTCGCTAAAAGAGTGGCATAAAGTTTCAATAGCAGAAATCAGTGGAAAAAAGGAGACTTAACTCAAACAAACTAAAATAAACTGACGCCAAAAAAATTCCTTAGACTGGTGTATATATATCGATCATCCATGAACATGCAAATCTAAATTAGTAAAGAGTATTACCCCAGAATGGTCTGCCATCAATCTTGATTATAAGGTGATGCACAGGGTTACTAATTTGGTGCAGCCTTTGCTCTCTTATGATAAGTTCACCAACTGCGAGCATGTCAACCCCGAAACCCTTGATTGGGGTGGAAAGCCTGTTTACTCCAATATAGTGCCTAACCGTGGAGAACACCATCTGCCTTGCAGCCTTCATTTGATTTAAATTCATCAATAAGGGAAGATCTGAAGAATTCTAAGAAGAAAGAGAGGTTATTGTGCTTGCTACTGTTGCCTGTATTTTATTAGTTTGTCCTTAAAAATTGAGCAGGTTTCACTTTCACAACTAAGTTTGATAAGAATGTTAAGCACCTGTTTCTTCAACTTTTTGAGGGATCGATGACTGAGCAGAATTACTGAAATCATTGTCATTAACAGTTTACAAACTAAGTTTTTTGGAGATCATGCATATCCCTTCCATTTGTTAAATTAGTTTCATTTGTAGCAACAAAACGTACACCGGCAAGCTATTTTTATATTCAGTACTTTGGAAAGCTCAAGAAGAAGTGCACTGGTACCTTGCAACCCAGCTTGATGCTAAAAATGACATGGTCACAAATGTGACAAAGATAATGCCTAAATGGCCATCATAAAGTAGTGTAATATTGTAGCTAAAAATGGTTATAACCTAGCTTGATTCATTTATAACAACAACTTCTCTACAAAGAAAGTTCTAAATCAGTCATTAATtagattcaattttttttttacttgaactCATTTTGACCTTCAAGATTTGCATAATTTGCttgcttttaaaaatattaCAGCTTACCCCTGTCCTTCCTAAGTTAGTGAACTTTATTGCTGTTTGCCAAGTGCTGTCTGAAATCCGTGCCTTTAACTTAAAATACACCAACATCCAGTCAGGAACTCGCATAGAGTTCACATATCTGTCCAGAGTCTCCTCACGTAGCAGTTCCTCAATGGTGTCTTTAATTCCTCTCTTTTCAGCTAACATGTCAACAACATCCACGACAATGCCTCGTGCTTGCTGATCTTTGAAGGCACACATGTTCCCAAAATGGAGGCTAAAGATTCTCTATTCTGTTCACAAACATCACTTACATGTTGAAATGCACGCTTAGCCCGCTTCTTCAGCAAGAAGGTTTTTTCAGGGGTGTTGATGTCTGTATTTTGGCAAATCTCCTTCATGTTAGGAGACGTCGTACATTGAGGAGTTGTTATTGAATCGTCCATGAGAacctgaaattaaaaataagctTATTTTAAAAAGTCTATTTTCTTTCACCAAAATAATGCTGTTCacaagacttgaaaagaagGTTTTCGAGGCTCCTAATGAGGAATGAGCCATCTGCCAGTGATGGCCATGTGATTGCTAGTATCAATAATTTTATCTTTGCAAACGCTCAAGTCAAGGCTGTTCAAAAAGCCTCTCAGTTGTTCAAATATCTCATCATGatatacagtactgtgcaaaaagaatgcaaacgaatttcgaCGAAATTCGCTTATTGTTCTCTCGAAATTTCGCGGAAATTTCGCCGAGATTTCGGGGGAAGAGGTGTGATTTTTCGGCCGAATTTTCGAAGAAATTTCGCTGGGCCACGAAAATTTGAACGCAGGACGAAAATTTGCAAATCTGACaacgaaatttcggttggagttcgtacgtactgaaacgaaaattcacaaatCTAACATCGAAATTTCGTTGGAGTTTGTacgtactgaaacgaaaattcgTAAATCTAACAACAAAATTTTCGGTTGGAGTTCGTacgtactgaaacgaaaatCCCAGAACTTTAATAATTGAAATATCGTTATCCTAAAGCCGGGggtacacgagcgattttttgctcgcgcctgtgatgcaattttttcaaattttgtcgcgtcgccagcgcgcgaTGAAAATCACAGGTTTAGCCACCCTTGAAATGGCAACGCGACAGCAGAAAAAGTCGTTGGAAAAAATCggcagttcaagggtggctacacttgcgaCTGACGCGAtaacatttgaaaaaatcgcatcaccgtcgtgagcaaaaaatcgctcgtgtagctgCGGCCTGAAACGAAATTTGGTAGTGTTGGTTAGTGCTTCGCATTTTAATGAATGAGTggaatcaacaactgtactGTTCTCTCAACCTTGAGTGGAAACACGACAAATAACATCATCGCCATAGCCATTTTAACATACCAAACGTaacaattgttggttttcacgtcacgcaagtaccacgcaaagaaaaaataaaatcgctaaccattaaacaaattacatgtatgtcaagAAATTGAGATGTTGTAGGAAGGTAATAAATCATGAGGGTGTCAAAGTTTTAGGGCTGTGAGATAATCCAAACTCGAGTTATTTGGCAATAGACACTTCTCTTAACATACTGGTTATTCAGAACTCGAAAACACATGGGGAATCGACATTTTCGTGACATGTTTCTTAGAAGCAATCCAGATGTCACGCATTGACTGAATTAGAAAGGGATTGTAAAAACGCTTCCTTTACCATGATTAATCTGCCCGCTTAAATAATTTTATCGAACGCTATCTTCTCTAGGTAAGCGACAACCACCCtccattgtttttaattttagtcTCTTGCGAGAATCGGCTCACATAAGCGACCGGCTCTTGTTGCGACCACTCTCACAAATTCCCGGCTTGGTCACTCATGAGGGCTTCGACTGGCCTTTTTCTAACGTTAACTTAAATGTACTGTAAAAGGCAAATGCTTCCTGCGAATGTTTAGTAAGCACTCTCGAAACTTCGCTTTGTCAGGACGAAATTTCGCCATGTCACGACGAACTTTCGCTACATtacaacgaaatttcgctcgaaTATT
This genomic interval carries:
- the LOC137980856 gene encoding zinc finger protein 2-like, giving the protein MDQQQPGPSGLSSLSCDVCQQEFTNQRNLVRHQTTVHTDHSWGCPQCERTFNRQDNFHRHVQNCRKRRQDQPNDETPLAKQGRKSHECEDCGRTFEQALSLERHQVQIQQPTWCTTCSEQFLGTRVLTAHQRSDHPKPFECDQCGRTFARLNDLTRHQTAKHRAISGQQCGGVVVHCSSSSPCERST